One Deltaproteobacteria bacterium genomic window, CTTCATGCGCTCGGCCAACTCCGGCGCTTCCTTTTCCAACTCCAACGCCGCTTCAAGCCAATGGCGTCCGGTGGGGATGCCGTCCATGCCTTCTTGGTTGAACGGATAGGAAATTACGCTCTTGCGCGGCACGCGGTAGCCGGCCTTGGTCAGCAAACGTTCGATGCTGCTGACGGTGTGAAAGCGGAAGCCGTCGCCATGGGTGCGGCGAAACACTTGGTTGATCTTGGCTTCCAGCGCCACGTCGATGGCGTCTTTCGATTCTTCGATGACCGGATCGAGGACAACGAAGCGTCCGCCCGGTTTGAGCACGCGCTGCACTTCGCCGACGACGCCGGCGGGATTGCCGAAGTGATGCAAGCTGAACGACACGAAGGCGCGATCGAACAGACCGCTCTTGAACGGCAGCTTGTCGGCCTCGCCGGCGCTCAATTCATAGCGCTCGATGGGATCTTTATGATGATTGCCGACGTCGAGCATCGCCAGCGCTTCGTCGACACCGACGATGCGCCCGGACTGCATCTGCTTCGACAACGGCCGGGCGACGCGCCCAGTGCCGGTGGCCAAATCCAAAATCGCCTCGCCGCCCTTGAGCGTCAACGCCTCGATCAACTTCACCGTCAATTGGCTGCGCATATCCGACATGCCGCGCTGGTCGAACTCGGCGGCGTGGGTCGGATCTTTGAAGCGCGACTTGTGATCGTGATCATGGCCGGCGTCATGGGAATGGTCGTGATCGTGTCCGTGCTCGTGGGAATGCGCGGCTGGTTCGTGTGAGTGAGCAGCCTCGTGACCGTGCGAATGTCCGTGCCCGGAATCATGCTCGTGACCGTGTTCGTGTCCATGCGCGTCATGCGCATGACCGTGATCATGCTTGTCGTCATGTGCTTCGTGCCCGTGCGCATGCTCGCCCTTATGCTCATGCTTATGTTCGTCAGCCATTTTCTTTTCCTATCTTTCTTACTGTTGCCTACTGCCTTTTGACTGTTGCCTACCCTCACTTCTTCGACATCGCTATCATCGTATCCCACTGCTCCTCGGTCAGCTTCATGATCGACAAGCGCGAGTTGCGCACGAGATCGAAGTTGGCGAGCTTCTTGTCCGCTTTGACCTGCGCCAAAGTCACCGGCTTGGCCAACGCTTTCACCGCCTCGATATCGACCACAAGCATGCGCGGATTGTCTTTTTCCGGATCGGAGTACGCGCCGCCAAGCGCCCGCGCGATGCCCACGGCTTGGCGCTCGTCACCGGTGTGATAGATGAAAACCAAGTCGCCTTTTTTGATGTCCTTCAAGTGCATCAGCGCGAGATTATTCGCCACGTTGTCCCACTTGGTCGATTTGTCTTTCACCAAGTCCTGATACGAATAAACACTCGGTTCGGTTTTGAATAACCAACGGGTTGCCATGAAATATCCTCCGCTTCGTTTATAAATCAGCAACAGCCTCCAATACAATCCCTTGACGAAAGGCGACACATCGACCGCCACGATGTGAATGAGTTTGTCGACGGCATGCCAGTTGAAAAGTCGACGCGGAATAAATTTATTGAAAGACTTAGAAATTGATTGTCAGTCGGAAACTATGGACGCTCGGTTGGCAGCGACTAAGATTTGGCAAGCTGTTGGCTTTTGCCGCGCGGTAATTTGGTTAATTGGATCACCAGCCGCAACGCTTCGTTGACCGCTTCCGAATTGTTCGCAAAAGCCCTGGCTACATCCGGCGCCAATAGCACCAAGTTAGTACCAGCCCGGTACCGTTCCGCGTACTTCCCTCTCACGCCACCTTTGAGCAGTTTCCGCATGTCGTATTCTGGCCGTAGCTCGTCAGCAAGTTCACTTAGGTCACTTTTTTGTTTCTTCTTCATATGGTTCGATGAAAGGGTAGCAGCTTCATTCTTTTTTAAGAAGCGTAACTATGGCTCAAGTGATGGTCGCTTCGGCACCGATTCGGAAGGGCAACCACAGGGGGTTGCCCCTACAAATACGATTCCCTTTTGCGTTCTTTGCGGTTAACACTCCGAATCCGAATCTTCTTCTCTTTGACCTCTGTGCTTCGGTTGTGGCTTTGCCGCGCTGTGCTAACGTAGGGCCATCGTATCGGAGGAACCCATGGCGCGCATC contains:
- a CDS encoding methyltransferase domain-containing protein, with the protein product MADEHKHEHKGEHAHGHEAHDDKHDHGHAHDAHGHEHGHEHDSGHGHSHGHEAAHSHEPAAHSHEHGHDHDHSHDAGHDHDHKSRFKDPTHAAEFDQRGMSDMRSQLTVKLIEALTLKGGEAILDLATGTGRVARPLSKQMQSGRIVGVDEALAMLDVGNHHKDPIERYELSAGEADKLPFKSGLFDRAFVSFSLHHFGNPAGVVGEVQRVLKPGGRFVVLDPVIEESKDAIDVALEAKINQVFRRTHGDGFRFHTVSSIERLLTKAGYRVPRKSVISYPFNQEGMDGIPTGRHWLEAALELEKEAPELAERMKKNYFSWHSHGDHAHVKGSFSYALITGVKPA
- a CDS encoding EVE domain-containing protein encodes the protein MATRWLFKTEPSVYSYQDLVKDKSTKWDNVANNLALMHLKDIKKGDLVFIYHTGDERQAVGIARALGGAYSDPEKDNPRMLVVDIEAVKALAKPVTLAQVKADKKLANFDLVRNSRLSIMKLTEEQWDTMIAMSKK